One genomic region from bacterium encodes:
- a CDS encoding roadblock/LC7 domain-containing protein — protein sequence AKLIGEREFSVLFHEGERDHIHISIVAKRAILLVIFDERSSLGLVRLRVKRASGEFDKIFETMARKANAGVVEGASPTPFSEITDDDIDALFSD from the coding sequence CGCCAAGCTCATTGGCGAGCGCGAGTTCTCGGTCCTCTTTCACGAGGGGGAGAGGGACCACATCCACATCTCGATCGTCGCCAAGCGCGCCATCCTGCTCGTCATCTTCGACGAACGCTCTTCCCTGGGTCTGGTCCGGCTGCGGGTCAAACGCGCCAGCGGCGAGTTCGACAAGATCTTCGAGACCATGGCCCGGAAAGCCAACGCCGGAGTCGTAGAGGGAGCGTCACCGACGCCTTTCTCCGAGATCACCGACGACGACATCGACGCCCTGTTCAGCGATTGA